GAAGGATCAATGGAAGAAGCTGATCATATGTTTTCATCAATGGAGACGAGTGGTTATGCTCCCAGCTCCGTTCTATTAAATGCTATCATCAGAATGTTGTTAGAAAAAGGTGAGATAGTCAAGGCTGGAAATTATTTGTCTAAAGTTGATGGGAAGAGCATCTCACTTGAAGCTTCAACTAGTTTGTTGATGTGGCATCTATTTTCAACGGAAGGAAAATATCATGAGCAAATAAAATCACTCCCTGAAAGGTATCGATTTTTCGGAGTCAGACACAGTTGAGTAGTTGATTCATTGGATGTGTATAACTCCTTGGAAGGTACAGTTTATTTATTCCATTGCCATCTGGGTCTCCTGCTGGTATAATAAATGCAAATTAGTTAAGCCTttggtcccaaacaagttggggtaggctagaggtgaaacccataagatctcgcaaccaactcatggctctggcacatggatagcaagcttccacgcacccctgtccatagctagctctttggtgatactccaatccttcatgtctctcttaacggactcctcccatgtcaaattcggtctaccccgccctctcttgacattctccgcacgctttagccgtccactatgcactgaagcttctggaggcctgcgctgaatatgcccaaaccatctcagacgatgttggacaagcttctcttcaattggtgctaccccaactctatctcgtatatcatcattccggactcgatccttcctcgtgtggccacacatccatctcaacatacacaCCTCCACCACACCtaattgttgaacatgtcgccttttagtcggccaacactcagcgccatacaacattgtgggtcgaatcgccgtcctgtagaacttgccttttagcttttgtggcactctcttgtcacagagaatgccagaagcttggcgccacttcatccatccggctttgattcgatggttcacatcttcatcaatacccccatcctcctgtagCATTGACcctaaataccgaaaggtgtccttctgaggtaccacctgactatcaaggctaacctcctcctcctcacacctagtagcatcatgtactcggttttagttctactaagcctaaaccctttcgattccaaggtttgtctccataactctaacttccttgcTTGTAGAAAATCGGTCCTTCATTTTTCATTCAGTTCATATCTGTGTATCTATTAAGCTTTTTTGGGCATGGAAAGGTGGAGCACATAGTCTAGCAGAACTGGTTGCATTTTTAGGGATACTGGCTTCTGATTGGACAGGGACACTATAGATATGTGCTCTTTCCATAAGAAGCACAATGAACACCAATTCTAGATTTTCTAGCATGGTTTGTTCCAACCACCCATGATTTTATAATATCTAAAACAGTCACTTTCCTTGATATGAATGCATTTTTAGCAGATGTCATTCTCAGCTATGCCTGCAAGAGTAGATTTACTTAGTTTGGGGAATTTGTGATATATGCCAGGGCAAACGGGTCCCTAATGAAGGGATTTTTGAGATTGCTGATGCTATGTTCATTTAGTGGACATTCGAGCTCATGTCGGAGTCTCATACTCTATGCTGTCAGTAGCACCGATGGAGATTGTTGAATACACTGCCGGCGATGAGCGGCGTCTTTGGGAGATTGCAGGCGCAGGGCCTCTCTTGCTTGACTGCCCTGGCCCATGGAGCTTAGTTGTTTGGTTGTAGTCCTGTCTGGTCGTTTTTTTAACGATAAACATGTGCGAATGTAATCTAAGAACAATAGTGTGGCGTGTGTAGCATGTGTGAGTGGGTGTTGTATGGGTTCTTGTCCCATTTCTTCTTCTTAATGTAATGATACGCAGATCCCCGGCGTGTTCGATTAAAAAGAGATTGTTGAATACAGGTGATAAAAGTATGTTATCTTCCTGTTATTGAAAGCACACTTCTTTGAAGATTCAACTACTTTCCTGCTCCTCGTAATGTGGGGAAAGGTATAGCCAAGAATTTACCAGTGCGAGTTTTCGCTTAAGTCCGCAAGGCACCAACACCATATTTGTGACAGAGAAGGAACTAAAGCATTTGCTTGACGAGAAATTCTTGCTCTCACGCACGTGTGCAGTTCTGTCCGGTTTTGGCGCCTAAATGCTCTACCGCTGCGACTTTTACTTTCTCTTTTACAACTTGTAAGGCAGCATAGACTGGGGATCAGAGTTAGAGCAAAGGCAGAGGAGCAGCACACAACATGATGTAATAACCTGACACTCAACTTTATATTCCTTCACTTCATTTGTTTCGTAAAATTGATCCACACTGAGAAGAATCTTTATTATCTCTTCAGATCTTGCTGGTCTGGCATGAGTGGGGTTGGCAACACTCTGCCTGGGCTCTGTGAGCATGTTTTGGACAAGTTTGTGTTTGTTACAGTTCACTGATGATCTTAATCTCGTTTGGGGTATTCTGAGAATTGTTTCAGGCTTTATTTGGTACCAGCTGGAGTGACTGTTAATACTCCTTTGATTTACTCTTCACATGCATGACCAAGATTTTGTGTAGACATTTTTGTTTTCCTTGTTATACTCTACCAAGAATGTTGTTGAATCTCTGCTCGGGCTTTTCTCAATCATCTGGGGACGTGAACTAGGATAATTCCTGGCAAGACTAGCTCCCTGGAAATTAAGACAAGACACAATCCCTACATATGGTAGCTGAAACTTTGCATTCTAACTAGTTAAGTTGGCCCCTCTTTTGTGTAAACTCTTCTATGTCTTGTATACATGGATTGCAGATTTTAGTAAAATATTCTTTGCTTAAGAGATTTTTGTAGGCTCTGTTCTTTTCCACTAGGAGGAATTAGTAAGTCTGTGTGCTTTTGGACTTTTTTTTGTTGTGAAACTTTTGGACAATTTGGTGGTAGTCTCTGTCGTCTCTTGAGTTTTTATTTTTTGAGTTTGTGCGCTGTTGCTTTGGCGGATCGATTTCTTGGGCCAAAAGGGATACAGGGGCCTGGCAGAGAGTGGGTAGTCTGGGCCGCATTGCCGCCCggagaataaaaaataaaaaataaaagaaattggtggaggtcgctgacgtgtgggcctccGCCGGCTATCCACCACGCCCTGGCTGGTTGATTCCTACGGTCTGTCACAGGCTCACAGCCGGAGCTCGCTCGCCGGCGCTTGCCCAGTCCACGCCCATGGCGGCTCCGACCACGAGCCgtctccaccgccgcctcctccccgcacTCCCATCCTGCACCCCTCGCGCCCCGTCCTTCTCAGCCCCCTCAGTCCAGGGACCCAGCCGCCGGCTTACCTCCCGGCTGTACTGCTCGTCGCCGCCGGTACGTATTAGGTATTCTAGCCAGCCTCCTCGCCCTGGCCGGGGCACTACGGTTTCTTGATTCCTCGTGCTATTTCAGGTGGGAGCGCCGCCGTCCGGCAAGGGCGGCGAGTACCGTCCCTCCTTCGCCGACGACTTCCTCCTCGCCTTCTTCCGGGCCAAGATGGTGGAGGTGAGCCCCATCGATCCGCCCGTCCCCTTCTTCTCTCTACTTGGTTACCTATCTCCTCTCGGCCATGCAAGTGATTTTTGTTCAGTGCCGATATGAAATGATTCCCCGATTCATGGGGTTGACTGCAGAAATTATGACATGATGCAGATTTGGCTAATCTGAACCTCAGTTCTCGATTCACATGCAACATATTTCAATCTTTGCTGGTTGGATAGAACACGATGAATTGATAAACCAGAGACTGAATTCCACCCTTTGCACAGCTGTGGGATTGTTACATCTGTTAATTTCTCTCATTGCCTGTGCACAAAGCTGTAGGAGGTTGGGTGGGATTCTCAAAAGCCTGGATACGACGGGCTGATCGAAGTTGCGAATCGCCTCATGATCAAGGGGAAAAGTGCTTCAGAGACTGAGCAATCAGCTGTATGCCACTGCTCTTGTTCATCTCCAGTCCCACCTCTTCTGCCATAGTTACATGACTTAAAGTTAAATTCAGTTATCTTTCTCGGCATCTCTTCTCTTACAAATTTCAGGTCCGAGTACTTCAGGCACTGTTCCCACCTCTGTTGCTAGTCCTTTTCAAAGCTCTTTTAGCACCAATTGCTAATGGCCAACTTGCTTCCATGATGGTAGGTGAGTTCATTGCAAGTCAGAATTTCAGGCACTATGATACGCTTTCAGGACTCAGTTCCCTGTAGAGATCAATTGCAGAGTTAACTCACCGTAACTTAGCGTGATCAGTGGTCCTGTTTTTCTTACTTGTGATCCATTTCACTCGTGAAGCTAGAGCAACAGCGCTTTCGTGCCAATGGCTAATGGGCACATGTTCAGTGAATTCTGTAACACTGCCCAATGGGAAGTCGTTATCTAGTGGGGTATTGATCTGTTCAGCCTTCAATTTACATTtcgttcatgaagactttcaaatTGTTAATATGTCATTCTGGAAATTGCCAGGTGTTTGTCGAGAAGTGTAAATATTTGGAAGAGAGCAAATGTCTTGGCATTTGTATCAACACGTGCAAACTGCCAACTCAGGTGTGTCTATGCGTTATATTTCCAGATCTGTACTTCTCCGCAGTCTTTTTTCTACAATACCTTTATTGTCTTCCAAAGGGATGTGATATCAATTTAGCAAACTGGAATGGTATAATCCGCCTACAGAAACCTGCTTGAGCATCGTTGATGTTTCATAATTGTGAATAGATCATGAAAACTTTTTGCTCACCCAAAATTCTACCAGATCCAGCCAGAAATGCTCCTTGAACGGTTATGTTTCAATCACGCATTGGAGCTCCGGGGGAAAAAGTACTTCCATTGCCTAAAAGAGTAGCTTATTGAGTGTCTTTTGCTAAAAACTGTTGTCTATCTTTCAGACCTTCTTCAAGGATCACATGGGCGTCGATTTGTATATGGAGCCAAATTTTGAAGACTATAGCTGCCAGGTAAAGGAAATTCAGGAATCAGGAATCATGTACATCTTGCTATGCTAAAGCAAAATCTCACAGCTATGCTCATTTTTATCCCTTTTTCCAACCAAATGCCACTGAAGAAGCAGTCTCCAATAACAATGTTGCTCGTTGCAGTTCAACTTTGGAGTGCCACCCCCACCTCCTGACACGGACAAGGCCCTGAAGGAACCATGCTTGGACATATGCACAAACGCTAGACGGCGCAGAGAGCTTGGCAGCAGCGGTGGCCCGGATGGTCTATGCCCCCAAGTTTGATCTGCTGCTTCTGAAAGGACGCACATGATAAATACTTAAAATGGTATGAATATAGATTTTTTTAGGGCTAAGTacgaatatactccctctgtcccacaatataagaacgtTTGTCAAGCCAGCAATGGTGCTGCCCCTGTTTCACCTGCGACTGAAGATGGATTTGTATGTGGGCTttgcgggctgggccggcttcttccCTAGGTGAACGGTATAGCATGATGTGCACATGCACGCCACATGCTGCGCGCATGGGTTTAATTGGGATGTATGCAACCTACTATAATTAGAATAACGAAGTTGAATCTCGTATTGTCTGCATGTACAAGCAAAGCAAAGAATTGGCACTGATGCATGTTCTGTCCTCTTTATCGCTGACGGAAGCTACGTATATACTACCTGTGTGTAGGCGTACATCATTGAGGGATCCTGTCGTTCTCAGATTTGTTCTTGCGTGTCCatctcatcatcatcgtcgtctcccTCAGAGCTGGCATTCTCTGGGCTCAGATTCCATTCCGCCCCTATATATGTAGCCGGGCATGCAGTTCATGGCGGTCGTGGCATAGCACGTGCACTGTTCCATCGTCCACGATGCCTAGAGAGCGGCCTTTCCGCATGCCCGGCGcccgtggcggtggcggtggtggcggcggcggggacatcACGGTGCACGTCGAATATCTGGCGCGCACCCTGATGCAGAAGCAGGAGGGCGTGGCGGCGGAGGAGCAGCACCGGGCCATGGCGACCAGCCACCGGCTGTCCCGCGTCCCCCTCCACCTCCGCAACAACAACGCCAAGGACTACACGCCGGGGTTCGTCGCCATCGGCCCGCTCCACAGCCGCGAGGACCGGCGCCTCCGCCCCGCCGAGCGGCTCAAGGTGGCGTACCTCAACAGCCTCATCTCCCGCGGCCACCCCGACACGGCGCAACACCTCGCCGTCATCCAGGGGTACATCCGCGTCGTCGCCGCCCGCGAGCAGGAGGCCCGGGCGATGTACGTCGGGGAGGACGTCGCCGAGATTCCCCCCGATGAGTTCATCCAGATGATGGTGCTCGACGGCTGCTTCATCATCGAGCACCTCATCAACGTCGCCACGGGCCACGAGGAGCCGTCGCTGCACGCCACGCCCTTCGGCCCCGCGCAGCTCTCCGTCGACCTCGTCCTCGCCGAGAACCAGATGCCCTTCTTCGTACTCGTTGATCTCATCGCCAGCACCAAGCTGCCGGAGTTCGAGGCCACCGGGTACCCCGCGCCGGTGCTGCTCGTGAAGCTCGTGCTGTACTACCTCGCCGGCGAGAAGGGCCGCGACATGAGCGAGGAGCTGCCGCCGGCCGAGGGGGTCTCCCACGTCCTGCACCTGCTCCACGCGATGATCACCGCGGCGCGGACACGGTgggagccgccgccccgcaccatcCAGGACGGCGCGGTGATAGAGACGGCACAGGAGGCGGCACGGCTGCTGCGCCGTATCCCGCTGCTGCTGTTCGTGCCGCTGCTGTACCCGATCCTCCCCGAGGACAAGAAGTGGAGCGCGAGCTACGGGAAGGAAGACGTGCCGGCGGCGAGCGACCTGAAGCGCATGGGTGTGCAGTTCAAGAAGGCGCGCGCCGGCAGCGGGAGCAAGGCGGTGGCCGGCATCGCGTCGGTGCTGGGGCCCGTGCCGCTCGCGGTGAAGCTGACGCAGCACGAGGACCGGCTCCACCTCCCCCAGCTCCGGGTCGAGTTCCGCACGGCGCCGCTGCTGCTGAATCTGATGGCGTTCGAGCAGTCGGCGTCGGCGTCGATGAAGACGCCGATGGACGTGTCGGCGTACGTGTGCTTCATGGCGAAGATGGTGCAGTCGGCGGAGGACGCGGGggtgctggcggcggcggaggtggtgcAGCAGCACGGCGGCGCGGGCAACGAGACCAAGGAGGCCGTGGCGAGGTTCTTCCGGACGATGGGCgtcgcgagcgaggcggcggccggcggcgagctgCTGGTGACGAGCTACCTCTGCGTGCTGCTGGAGAAGCTGCGGGAGCGGAGCCGCCACCCGCTGTACGTCATGTGGGCCGACGTGCAGCGGAACTACTTCACGCTGCCGTGGGCCGTCGTCATCGAGGTCGTCGCGCTCGTCACCTTCGTCTCCACCATGGTCCAGACCTACACCTCCGTCAAGTACCACAGCTGAAATGCACCGCGCGCACCGGAGTGTCAAATACCACAACGTCCAAAATCTTTGGCAAACTGACTGTCTGGGCCTTGTGTTCTCGCACATTATTGTAGCCCACGGGCCCCATGCCACTTGCGTGTGCATATACAAGTGATTTGATTTTTTATTTAGCACATTAAATTTATTTTATTTATATAAATACAAGAAACTTGAGCTTGATGAATGTTTAAAACTATGTTTTTCTAATATATCGTATTATAAGATGCAATGTAATGTAAAATTTGTATGTCATTTTTGCACATGGCAAACACATGCTTTAATATGCCACAAAAGCATGATCATTATGTTGCCGGATTATAGTGTACAAACCTTTCTGCCAGGAACCGTTAATCAATGAATGGTGGTTTtctcctctcccctctcctcctccccctcacCCTCAAACGCGGTGGCTGTCGTCGGGCTCGcccctccttcttccttccctCTCCGGTCCCCTCGTGCCTTcgtcctcccctcctctcctcctccttctgcCTTGTCGTGTCCGGGCCGATGGGCGTCAAGTACCAGAACATTATCTTTGGCGGACCGAATGTCCGGGCCTTGTGTTCTAGCGCATTTGTAGTCCACGGGCCCATGTTAGTTGCGTGTGCATATACAAGAGAAGTGATTTGATTTTTTTAGCGCATTAAATTTATTTTATTTATATAAATATAAGAAACTTGAGCTTGATGAATGTTTAAAATTATGTTTTTCTAATATACTGAGTATCATATTTTAAGATGCAACGTCTTGTAAAATGTGTACGTCATTGTTACGCATGATACAAATGGTTGTACTTTGGCATGAAATTGTGCAAACACATCCTTTAATATGCCATAAAAATATGCTCACTATATTGCCGGACTATCGTGTACAATTCCTTTTGCGAAGGAAAAAATTCACCTCCCATGTTACAtacactagaagaacgcccgtgcattgcaacggggccacattaactttaagagttcaatattaatcatgttaataatacatttaatattctcatacatatcaagtgatacTGGCGACTTTTTTGTCAATTTAGCAACGGGCTCAGTTGCAACGGGCTCTTTATACATATCAGACAACTCGCTACTACTTAAACTACAACTATGGCTACCAATattttttttgtcaatttagctcagcaatagtgcctggcttaatagactgctttgcattcaccccctcagaagacagagagaaccaactcaacatgtcagaagattaacaGAAATTTCATTTGTATGGCATGAACATATAGCAGGAGCACCAACACATAGATCAGCAGAGAGCAGAGCACAGCATGCACACACTCGGGCCATCTATATCATACACACACATCAACGCACACACGCATCACGCTGGGATACACATACAGAAAAGCAGACACACACGCATCATGCGCATTGGCCGGTGCGACGCATGCAGAGCAAGTACGTACGCACGGAGAGCAAGCTAGCAAGCACGCACGCGTCCAACCCCGCCACTGCATGCGCTGGCAGAAGGTGAGGCAGCAAGGGAGACTGCACATTGAAGCTGTCCATGCAAGGCTGGAGGTGCTGGGCCGGCGCCGACGGTGTCGGGACGGCGCTTGATTCGTTCCCGGTGGCGTGGAGCTTGGGGCGGCAACACGGCGATAGCTAGTGCTCGGGGATGGGGGTTTGGGGTGGGGGCAGTCGACCCGATGGCTGGCGAAGTTAACGGGCTCGGGCGGCTGGAAattcggcgggtggcggcggcacagCGCGAGGATGGGACAGGCGAAAAACCTAGCGGGCGTTCAACTACCAATACCCACGCCTTTTTTTAGGGGAATTGCTTGTGAAAATAACATGCGACGACGACTTAGCAAGCGGATCCCCTTaaaaagacatagcgagcagattcccttaaaactggtaggaatggatacgattgatgacgttgataaatagtggtgaatgttggcctaatttactatcatcatgcatggaaacgaatcatcaagaaaaaaatacttcctattactacactcataggaagcttcctaatctctgctaccaaacagtttctgcccaaacaaggaaggaaagttatggacgtgattcgaaaggaaacaaacgttatgaagattaattaatttagatttgatctttagagattgattgtgactgattcttttacataaagacattactaaataatttgcgtcggtatggaaagttctgatccgttcaatttttttcgttgtgtgagagggtgaagtgaaaataaaccgatgaagtgggggaggcgacgaaaaaaatctacgacggttaacctacgaaaaaaaccgaacaaaagtggtgggacaaaaaaaccaGGAAACgagaccaactgctccattagaagtagagatgtGTACTCTTTTTTTGCAGCAAAAGAAAGAAGTATACGAACTCGTGATCCTGCACCTCTTCTAGGACTTCCCTTCTGCTCAGCAGTGCCGGGACGTTCTATGTCCCTAATCTTAAAATTAGACAACTCCTCGTCGATGAAATACATAATCTCAACGTCTCCCTCAGTTCTTTTGTTTATGGAATTCTGCAGGAGAACTAGCAGCTGCGaagcaatatactccctctgtggaGGCAAGTAAGATGGAATTGTCTATTTTTAATGGATGAGTTGGTCGAATAGTATTCACGGTTTATTTCGTCCCatcatttttgtctagttttttcgtCTGATTTTTTTTCGTCCccctcccaccaccaccaccaccaccaccctccaTGCTCGTTTTTTTCCCACCCAGTTTTTCCTCTCCCTCGATCTCTCCAATCTCCTATCACTCGGCCTCGTCTCTTCTAGCGTTccccgtctccgccgcctcccgccttcctccgccgccgctgctcctcgtcccaccactagtagaaaacagggctctgGTTCGGGCATggcaagcccattagtcccggttcagtcacgaactgggacccatgggggcattcatCCCGGTTCGTGAGCTCAGGggaccggccggggcctcgtgggcattggtcccggttcgtatggacccatttgtcccggttctaggcacgaaccgggaccaatgggccttgctcctggcccacaaccattggtcccggttcttggcttgaaccgggacagaagagtgggctttagtcctggttccagtcacgaaccgggacaaatgagttgcctacatataccccatcgccgcagcagagcactccacagtgctctgttttttctggccggcgagttgAGGGCATttggggtgctctagctcacctcctatgcacatgaggtgttcgatgaaatgcccgagccacactagttaagctttctcctctcgaagctcgacctccaagctccattttccccgagatttgcataggtttagcggtccgtcacgtcccgtctccgtcttcaccgccgtctgtcgcccgcaccgatctcgccgcgggcaccaccgtggtgagcctcttgtttttaTCTTCTTTCCGAAAGAAaataattcttactttagatagatacttgtctaattttctaacttttattattgcttgttattatatattgcgatggttttggtatccgtccccgtcggccctcgtcctgtctatgattcagatgtggtatatactatcattttataactatttggttcatttattgtttatgacaattatgccgaccaatgtgacatagattttatttatgtaggaggtagttgaaccggaaattccaaccgactctattgtcgagaggttaaatttagttgaagaagaaaaaaattaattgaagaaaaaaaataaaaaaattgaggaggagaagatgatattggagttgcatgttgcggatgtcgtcgatgatcacaagatcaagatggatgcaatgcggttgaagattagaaagattagaaaatatgccattcatactaaggcttggtatcattatgccgttggatcaatttttaccttggttgtgattatgatcgcatttgttgttgcattgaaaggttttacatagtttcaatgtatggtttaactagatgctctggagagctatatgttgttcaattagaactatgtatgtactttgtttttaatgtgatgatgaacttctattaatttggtcacttatctattcattaGAGCTATATGTTGCCTTCAAttccagggtcttatagctcaaaataatcagtaaatgcataaaaatagcaaatgaagtcagaaaaggttgaaaattgatgatgtggcttttaatggtggattttgaacacagaaaaactatggagttcaaataagttaaaaaaatagaatccctttgtaacagacgagtttccgtatgaaaccctgatacttcgaaaaagattgtccgttttgtacacgaagtgcatccagtttttgccgtaactctctctactttcttgcacatgctatgtggatgaaaagaTGGTAACAAAAAAAATAACtaaaaaacttttataaaactctaatagcaaaagtaaTGAACTAAAgcacttttataaacctctagtattttttaaactaaaattatataaaattcatgccactgaaattatcaaagtatttcaaTCATTTTCACAAGTTGATATTTTTGTTGCATGTTGTTTTTCACTTTCTGAACTTACATTTCATTTTCCACTAGCGTGTGTCAGAAAAATCATATCTATTTCAATTGCACCTCTTTTAAAGAACATATATTACTATTTTAAAATAATTCGTTTCACATTCGAAAAAACGATTTCATAAGTTGACATTTCAATTTCATAATGTCTTTCACTTTCGAAACCTACATTTCATTTTTCTTTGGCTTGTTtcacaaaaatcacatatatttcaattgcgcatttttgaaataatgtgtttCACACTCTTGAAATAAACTGTTACACATTTTGAAATAATCATTTTCACAAGTTGTCATTTCACTTGATATTGTTTTTTACTTTCAGAACGTAGATTTCACTTTTCACTGGTTTCTTTCCCAAAAATCAACTCTATTTCAATTTCACGCTATTGAAACAGCATATTTCACTCTT
The sequence above is a segment of the Triticum dicoccoides isolate Atlit2015 ecotype Zavitan chromosome 1A, WEW_v2.0, whole genome shotgun sequence genome. Coding sequences within it:
- the LOC119363507 gene encoding beta-carotene isomerase D27, chloroplastic-like, whose amino-acid sequence is MAAPTTSRLHRRLLPALPSCTPRAPSFSAPSVQGPSRRLTSRLYCSSPPVGAPPSGKGGEYRPSFADDFLLAFFRAKMVEEVGWDSQKPGYDGLIEVANRLMIKGKSASETEQSAVRVLQALFPPLLLVLFKALLAPIANGQLASMMVARATALSCQWLMGTCSVNSVTLPNGKSLSSGVFVEKCKYLEESKCLGICINTCKLPTQTFFKDHMGVDLYMEPNFEDYSCQFNFGVPPPPPDTDKALKEPCLDICTNARRRRELGSSGGPDGLCPQV
- the LOC119363497 gene encoding uncharacterized protein LOC119363497, with the protein product MPRERPFRMPGARGGGGGGGGGDITVHVEYLARTLMQKQEGVAAEEQHRAMATSHRLSRVPLHLRNNNAKDYTPGFVAIGPLHSREDRRLRPAERLKVAYLNSLISRGHPDTAQHLAVIQGYIRVVAAREQEARAMYVGEDVAEIPPDEFIQMMVLDGCFIIEHLINVATGHEEPSLHATPFGPAQLSVDLVLAENQMPFFVLVDLIASTKLPEFEATGYPAPVLLVKLVLYYLAGEKGRDMSEELPPAEGVSHVLHLLHAMITAARTRWEPPPRTIQDGAVIETAQEAARLLRRIPLLLFVPLLYPILPEDKKWSASYGKEDVPAASDLKRMGVQFKKARAGSGSKAVAGIASVLGPVPLAVKLTQHEDRLHLPQLRVEFRTAPLLLNLMAFEQSASASMKTPMDVSAYVCFMAKMVQSAEDAGVLAAAEVVQQHGGAGNETKEAVARFFRTMGVASEAAAGGELLVTSYLCVLLEKLRERSRHPLYVMWADVQRNYFTLPWAVVIEVVALVTFVSTMVQTYTSVKYHS